One bacterium genomic region harbors:
- the htpX gene encoding zinc metalloprotease HtpX encodes MNNLRTVFLLTALSVGFVLVGGLLGGQQGMIIAFGFALAMNLFSYWFSDKLVLKMYKAQEVSEAQSPQLYGIVADMAQRASLPMPKVYMIPTSSLNAFATGRNPEHAVVAVTEGLLQTMNRAELSGVIAHELSHVKHRDILIGSIAATIAGAIAMLGSMARWGAMFGGYSRDGEGGGGNILFVLLASIVAGLAATLVQMAISRSREFEADAGAARIMGDPSPLVSALRKLELGAQQRPMEANPATAHMFIVSPLSGGRMSKIFSTHPSTDERVARLQELTGLVSVPGPM; translated from the coding sequence ATGAACAATCTGAGAACCGTTTTTCTGTTGACTGCCCTGAGTGTTGGCTTCGTGTTGGTCGGTGGCCTGCTCGGCGGCCAGCAGGGCATGATCATCGCGTTTGGCTTCGCGCTCGCGATGAACCTCTTCAGCTACTGGTTCAGCGACAAGCTCGTGCTCAAGATGTACAAGGCACAGGAAGTCAGTGAGGCCCAGTCGCCCCAGCTCTACGGAATCGTGGCCGACATGGCGCAGCGCGCCTCCTTGCCCATGCCCAAGGTCTATATGATTCCCACGTCTTCGCTAAACGCCTTTGCCACCGGTCGAAACCCCGAGCACGCAGTGGTCGCGGTCACCGAAGGTCTGCTGCAGACCATGAACCGCGCCGAGCTCTCGGGTGTGATCGCGCACGAACTCTCGCACGTGAAACACCGCGACATCCTGATCGGGTCAATCGCGGCCACGATCGCCGGCGCGATTGCCATGCTGGGTAGCATGGCGCGCTGGGGTGCGATGTTTGGCGGCTATTCGCGCGACGGCGAGGGTGGCGGTGGAAACATCCTGTTCGTGCTCCTGGCCTCGATAGTCGCGGGTCTGGCCGCGACGCTGGTGCAGATGGCCATCTCGCGCTCGCGCGAGTTCGAAGCCGACGCCGGGGCCGCGCGCATCATGGGCGATCCCAGTCCGCTGGTCTCGGCGCTGCGCAAGCTCGAACTGGGCGCGCAACAGCGCCCGATGGAGGCGAATCCCGCCACCGCGCATATGTTCATCGTGAGCCCGCTCTCCGGCGGGCGCATGTCGAAGATC